Proteins encoded by one window of Plasmodium falciparum 3D7 genome assembly, chromosome: 4:
- a CDS encoding 6-cysteine protein P41: MKGVIFCLVVLLWRQAWVSSKSHKCDFTKEKYLLSGEKEVSCEIDANPSDDITFICPNKIDSLCFHTVNISKNINQNKSTMSIQDLLYGSVVYGNTLFISPYVRTNTPFYCFCNLDTVTIQKFLKINRFLKDDDELSEADVMKHLKGGNVSEAQADEYLNKALNRFKKMKDLSKFFNDQADNTTKLNLPKSLNIPNDILNYDVYNSSNNRNDIVVKDEVTNKQIISKRGIMSVFVRSNNNVIKGCDFGNNNKNYFSHPISVAGKVNNKVCKIQGKPGELVGFKCAFEENGKVEPPNCFDQVLHKNKVTDLKTLIPGYASYTNKHSSKYPYYLKIPHFVNEQYTIQCKCKSNNSQNEYTFELDIQPGESEVVLNSFKTS, from the coding sequence atgaagggtgttattttttgtttagtTGTTCTTTTATGGAGACAAGCATGGGTATCGAGTAAAAGTCACAAATGTGATTTTACAAAagagaaatatttattatctggAGAGAAGGAAGTATCTTGTGAAATAGATGCGAATCCTTCGGATGATATTACTTTTATATGTCCTAATAAAATTGATTCATTATGTTTTCATACTGTAAATATatctaaaaatataaatcaaaataagTCAACAATGTCTATACAGGATTTATTATATGGTTCTGTAGTATATGGAAATACTCTTTTTATATCTCCTTATGTTAGAACAAACACACCgttttattgtttttgtaATCTGGACACGGTGACAATACAAAAGTTTTTAAAAATCAATAGGTTCCTAAAAGATGACGATGAATTAAGCGAAGCCGACGTGATGAAACACTTAAAAGGTGGGAATGTTAGCGAGGCACAAGCtgatgaatatttaaataaagcTTTAAatagatttaaaaaaatgaaggatctttcaaaattttttaatgatcAAGCAGATAATACGACCAAATTAAATCTACCAAAATCCTTAAATATTccaaatgatatattaaactatgatgtatataatagtagtaataatagaaATGATATTGTTGTTAAAGATGAAGTTACAAATAAGCAAATTATTTCAAAACGTGGAATAATGAGTGTTTTTGTtcgtagtaataataatgtaataaaagGTTGTGATTTTGGtaacaataataagaattatttttCTCATCCCATATCTGTAGCAGGTAAGGTAAATAATAAGGTTTGTAAAATACAAGGAAAACCTGGAGAATTAGTTGGATTTAAATGTGCCTTTGAAGAAAATGGTAAGGTCGAACCACCTAATTGTTTTGATCAAgtattacataaaaataaagtaacGGATTTAAAAACATTAATTCCAGGATATGCTTcttatacaaataaacaCAGTTCAAAATATCCATACTATTTAAAAATACCACATTTTGTTAACGAACAATATACTATTCAATGTAAATGTAAATCAAACAACTCACAGAATGAATACACTTTTGAATTAGATATACAACCTGGAGAAAGTGAAGTTGTTCTTAACTCTTTTAAGACGTCATga
- a CDS encoding ATP-dependent RNA helicase DDX51, putative, whose translation MKRSFFINHLERFVNDEMSKKENFDDLKIVDIAEKKKHMICCDNINIDINDNNNDNNNDNICDDIMKKEIKKEKKRKKKKIEQIRNTLSSHCRIVEINDDEEISILDWNNIKSTKINEYIINSLINKFHFNNFLACQSNVLEYLLLYKYGSNCIKNGDIYIEVPTGLGKTLCYIISIIDYFLYNNENTLYCLILTATDELVNQIINVINIFELRNLKCMNIDMNNFHSNLYFDETINHKKFLSDCNILVTTTKKFEGLFYSNEDIFMNLRFLIIDEVDKIVAYTQCNICSIVNSLTNLVRKHQNNCANIYKPKYFLQKILVSATLCKVSDNLMSLDLYRPIFFYYMLNYKRNEEFYFFTKNKYTKMYTLIKLLLDDIPNKDMLSMLIFCGDEDSSHTLYRYLTIYFSYTNHSDYSIKEYSRELSNKRKKKILTNFLNQRVHILICNDNISRGLDTVNVNYVINFDMPKHYNVLTHRIGRLARYNSRRGTVYHFIKKKENIIMNKSGKQRNVNLIEQKRFKKNTLIDIKKNIMNLKKIVKSTIHMERKEKIKPHKFYSYDELMKLTNT comes from the exons ATGAAAAGgtccttttttataaatcacCTGGAGAGGTTTGTGAATGATGAGATGTCGAAGAAGGAAAATTTTGATGATCTAAAAATAGTCGATATTGCTGAAAAAAAGAAGCATATGATTTGttgtgataatataaatattgatataaatgataacaataatgataacaataatgataacatatGTGATGATATTATGAAGAAAGAAATtaagaaagagaaaaaaaggaagaaaaagaaaattgaaCAAATCCGGAATACGTTAAGTTCACATTGTCGAATTGTGGaaataaatgatgatgaagagaTTAGTATATTAGAttggaataatataaagagtacaaaaataaatgaatatataattaatagtttaattaataaatttcactttaataatttcttagCATGTCAATCTAATGTTttagaatatttattattatataaatatggatcaaattgtataaaaaatggagatatatatatagaagtaCCAACAGGATTAGGAAAAacattatgttatataatatcgattattgattattttttgtataataatgaaaatactTTATATTGTTTAATATTAACGGCGACAGACGAATTAGTAAATCAAATTATTAatgtaattaatatttttgaattaAGAAATTTAAAATGTATGAATATTGATATGAACAATTTTCATTCAAATTTATATTTCGATGAAACAATTAATCATAAGAAATTTTTATCGGATTGTAATATTCTTGTAACAACCACAAAAAAGTTTGAAGGATTATTTTATAGTAatgaagatatatttatgaatttaAGATTTTTAATTATTGATGAAGTGGATAAAATTGTAGCATACACTCAATGTAATATATGTTCTATAGTAAATTCATTAACAAATTTAGTAAGGAAACATCAAAATAATTGtgcaaatatttataaacctaaatattttttacaaaaaattcTAGTCTCCGCAACTTTGTGTAAAGTTTCTGACAATTTAATGTCTTTAGATTTGTATAGgcctatttttttttattatatgttgaATTATAAGAGAAATGAggagttttattttttcaccaaaaataaatataccaAAATGTATACCttgataaaattattattggaCGATATACCTAACAAGg ATATGTTGAGCATGCTCATATTTTGTGGAGATGAAGATTCGTCACACACACTGTACAGATATCTTACCATTTATTTTAGCTATACTAACCATAGTGACTATTCGATTAAGGAATATAGTCGTGAGTTATCAAAcaagagaaagaaaaaaattttgacTAATTTCCTTAACCAGAGGGTgcatatattaatttgtaatgataatatatcaagAGGATTAGATACGGTGAATGTaaattatgtaataaatttTGATATGCCCAAGCATTACAATGTGTTAACACATAGAATAGGGCGACTGGCAAG gTATAATAGCAGAAGGGGTACAGTATATCATTTCATtaagaagaaagaaaatataattatgaacaaGTCAGGAAAACAAAGAAATGTCAACTTAATCGAACAAaaaagatttaaaaaaaatactttaatagatataaaaaagaatataatgaatttaaaaaaaatagttaAAAGTACTATACATATGGaaagaaaggaaaaaattaaaccaCACAAATTTTATTCCTATGATGAGTTGATGAAATTAACAAATACTTAA
- a CDS encoding protein transport protein Sec24B, putative, with protein MNDMKKQKESINFTNMNIANSVSKENIHNTNNFNENAEDIKNNNYINNNNNNYNNNNNNNYNNYNNDGQLINNLSQVTLNNNYNYNNQSVSSPFDQKNNDQNFYSAARQKSQYMNPHINNKNITNNANNANNFINDNTSTQSNVQNYNINQTNYTNNNNNINNINSNNINNINNNNNIYSNCNSYYNNQPTNTNTHFYSNNTKENAPVTSQMTSFNMNGQVEKNNLNNKTYNNMNESPNNMNQSYNYNNLHNNVSNQTNYQNNYYPNNSQPVNVTQNSIKYSPFKSKSINEISVQQNNNSIEKSTIHNFDVGKGIMKNGQGNVKSNDEEDEDNEESGEKDSSSDEDSSDFDNSVGENGEEIYTLIKKTYNRIDMNKIPRPIINFQDKKSRRNLKVYDTCKYISPPSYYQPYISIDTGKADPRFVKSTLYQIPLFSETLELSKIPFGIIVNPFARLNEGECVEKVDMKDVINDKEENIEILRCPKCYSYLHATILEDISKSVHCVFCDTEFLINENVLFDIYQYNEKMNSRMEGPNDCISTGISPLLKGSVDILLPPIYYNSNNNFKLSYTYINKNLNQAASMITNKIMSFTKQISNSLVMSDIKGESNTNDTNINNNNNNYNNNYNNNYNNNYNNYNYNNNNYNYNISGSNNYYNETQTSLQNEENNLVNYNYNSQGMNNYGYVQKSGVSPNKMLNPKDENSYCNIDDIINNFHFNMHDIKNIIIEKDGETEDCKMKRGSFLFKYPQIKKCLPPYFIFVIECSYNSIYSNITHTILEGIRYAVQNVKCDKTKIAIISFNSCIYFYNCKKNKNNQVIVMSDIDNPFIPLSLDDLFFSCIDEKDKINNLIDSIKLFSNSCMQSYASCGNSALKIAVDILKSRNGNGNVCMFYTSTPNCGLGCIKELKKRDIHENFLEVKEKIFYDALLLDLYSYNISVDISIIASNNIRICVPSLQYIAQNTGGNILFIQNFLWQKDYKEIYMNIKDTLTSENIAYCCELKLRYTQNITVKNLFCCNNNFNSIISMDTIKIPKIRHDHTFAFLLNYSDISETKKQVYIQCACIYTNLYGDRYVRLHTTHMNLTTSLSTVFRYTDAEALMNILIKQLCTNILHNDNYSKIIIDNLAAILYSYRLNCATSAHSGQLILPDTLKLLPLFTSCLLKHNVVKKDALHDLKVYNLIKLLSMPIISSLLFVYPVMYLIHMKGRHNEIDYMDVDDENFLPRAIPTSAEKIYSSGIYLLDCSTHLYLYFGYHCDQDFTADIIGDMPTEQNCYQLIILDNSTNAKKLQRIIANITRIHHFNNYVPLVVVPPKSSLEEHFISLCVEDKVEKEYSYVNFLCFIHKLVHKKIEES; from the exons atgaatgacatgaaaaaacaaaaggaaAGTATAAATTTTACGAATATGAATATTGCTAATAGTGTGagtaaagaaaatattcataataccaacaattttaatgaaaatgcagaagacataaaaaataataattacatcaacaacaataataataattataataataataataataataattataataattataataatgatggccagttaataaataatttatcacAAGTCACtttgaataataattataattataataatcaatCTGTATCTTCCCCTTTtgatcaaaaaaataatgatcaaaatttttattctgCTGCTAGACAAAAGAGTCAATATATGAACcctcatataaataataaaaacattacAAATAATGCAAATAATGCAAACAATTTTATAAACGATAATACTTCTACACAATCAAATGTACAAAactataatataaatcaaacTAATtacacaaataataataataatataaataatattaatagtaataatataaataatattaataataataataatatttatagtaATTGTAAtagttattataataaccaACCAACGAACACAAATACACACTTTTATTCAAACAATACAAAGGAAAATGCTCCGGTAACTAGCCAAATGACAAGTTTTAATATGAACGGTCaggtagaaaaaaataatttgaacAATAAAACTTATAATAACATGAACGAGTCaccaaataatatgaaccagtcatataattacaataatttACATAACAATGTAAGCAATCAAACAAATTaccaaaataattattacccCAATAACAGTCAACCAGTTAATGTTACACAAAACAGTATAAAGTATAGCCCATTTAAAAGTAAAAGCATAAACGAAATTAGTGtacaacaaaataataattctatTGAAAAGAGCACAATACATAATTTTGATGTGGGAAAGggtataatgaaaaatggaCAAGGAAATGTGAAAAGTAATGATGAGGAGGATGAAGATAATGAGGAGTCAGGTGAGAAGGATAGTTCTAGTGATGAGGACTCAAGTGATTTTGATAATTCCGTAGGAGAAAATGgagaagaaatatatacattaattaaaaaaacgTATAATCGAATAGATATGAATAAGATACCTAGACCAATAATTAATTTTCAAGATAAGAAGAGTCGACGTAATTTGAAAGTATATGAtacatgtaaatatatatcaccTCCGTCTTATTATCAACCTTATATATCTATAGACACAGGCAAAGCGGATCCACGTTTTGTTAAAAGTACTTTATATCAGATACCTTTATTTTCAGAAACCTTAGAATTATCTAAGATACCGTTTGGTATTATAGTAAATCCGTTTGCTCGTTTAAATGAGGGAGAGTGTGTAGAGAAGGTTGATATGAAAGATGttataaatgataaagagGAGAACATCGAAATATTAAGATGTCCTAAATGTTATAGTTATTTGCATGCAACTATTTTGGAAGATATATCTAAATCAGTTCATTGTGTTTTTTGTGATACcgaatttttaataaatgaaaatgtattatttgatatatatcaatataatgaaaagatGAATTCACGTATGGAAGGTCCAAATGATTGTATATCAACAGGTATATCTCCATTATTGAAGGGTAGTgtggatatattattaccccctatatattataatagtaataataattttaagttgtcttatacatatataaataagaatttGAATCAGGCAGCTTCTATGATAACGAATAAGATTATGTCTTTTACAAAGCAAATATCAAACAGTTTGGTTATGTCAGACATTAAGGGTGAAAGCAATACAAATGAtactaatattaataataataataataattataataataattataataataattataataataattataataattacaattataataataataattacaattaTAACATCAGTGGTAGTAACAATTATTACAATGAGACACAAACGAGTTTACAAAATGAAGAGAACAATTtagtaaattataattataattctcAAGGCATGAACAATTATGGTTATGTTCAGAAAAGTGGCGTTTCTCCAAATAAAATGCTAAATCCAAAGGATGAGAATTCTTATTGTAACATTgatgatattattaataattttcacTTTAATATgcatgatataaaaaatattattatagaaaAGGATGGAGAAACAGAAGATTGTAAAATGAAAAGAggttcctttttatttaaatatccacaaataaaaaagtgTTTACCTCCatactttatttttgttatagaATGTTCTtataattctatatatagtaatataacACATACGATATTAGAAGGTATTCGTTATGCTGTTCAGAATGTAAAATGTGATAAGACAAAAATTGCAATTATTTCATTCAAtagttgtatatatttttataattgtaagaaaaataaaaataatcagGTTATTGTAATGAGTGATATAGATAATCCGTTCATTCCTTTATCATTAGacgatttattttttagttGTATAGATGAGaaggataaaataaataatttaatagatagtataaaattatttagtaATTCGTGTATGCAATCATATGCTTCTTGTGGTAATAGTGCATTGAAGATAGCagttgatatattaaaaagtagAAATGGGAATGGTAATGTGTGTATGTTTTATACGAGTACTCCTAATTGTGGTTTAGGTTGTATTAAAGAGTTGAAAAAAAGAGATATACATGAAAATTTTTTAGAAGTAAAAGAGAAGATTTTTTATGATGCTTTATTATTagatttatattcatataatataagtgTGGATATATCCATAATAGCATCCAATAATATTCGTATATGTGTGCCTTCATTACAATATATAGCACAGAATACAGGAggcaatatattatttatacaaaattttttatggCAGAAGGATTataaggaaatatatatgaatataaaagatacCTTAACATCCGAAAATATAGCTTATTGTTGTGAATTAAAGTTAAGATATACGCAAAACATTACAGTAAAGAATTTGTTctgttgtaataataattttaattctaTAATAAGTATGGATACTATTAAAATACCTAAAATTAGGCATGACCATACGTTtgcttttttattaaattattctgATATATCTGAGACAAAGAAGCAAGTATACATACAATGTGCATGTATTTATACAAATTTGTATGGTGATCGTTATGTAAGGTTACATACTACCCATATGAATTTAACAACATCTTTAAGTACGGTTTTTAGATATACGGATGCGGAGGcattaatgaatatattgatTAAGCAATTGTGTACGAATATATTgcataatgataattattcaaAGATAATTATAGATAACTTGGCAGCCATATTATATTCCTATCGTTTAAAT tgtgCGACGTCGGCTCACTCGGGACAATTAATTTTACCAGACACATTAAAATTGTTACCTCTATTTACCTCGtgtttattaaaacataatGTTGTGAAGAAGGATGCTTTACATGATTTAAAGGTGTACAACTTAATAAAATTGTTGTCGATGCCAATAATATCTTCTCTTTTGTTTGTATATCCAGTGATGTATTTAATTCATATGAAAGGTCGACATAATGAAATTGATTATATGGATGTAGATGACGAGAATTTCCTTCCAAGAGCGATACCGACAAGTgctgaaaaaatatattctagcggtatatatttattggaTTGTTCAACccatttatatctttattttggTTATCACTGTGATCAAGATTTTACCGCAgac aTTATTGGCGATATGCCAACTGAGCAAAATTGTTACCagttaataatattagataATAGTACAAATGCAA aaaaattaCAACGTATAATTGCTAATATTACAAGAATTcatcattttaataattacgTGCCCTTAGTTGTGGTCCCACcaaa ATCGTCATTGGAAGAACACTTTATTTCATTATGTGTTGAGGATAAAGTTGAGAAGGAATATAGTTATGTAAactttttatgttttattcaTAAGCTGGTTCATAAAAAAATCGAAGAATCATag
- a CDS encoding ag-1 blood stage membrane protein homologue: MLGTKFILNIFKNKFNNLSTRFIKYVIKSYKRTCPHISDFEPFSSMYYYTGLHNYRTFYLLIKINEIFNINKYKQIYIIVNTDKYDFTTDDIETNKKNRIYLDQRVDIKIRQCDEVIRINLFTTKLTKKVHIGEIKIDINASIISKCFPKNEWFVCIKDGQEVCKVQLSFYKTQKYACPSECMFIHDGLEIWKDKSKSGSTKKIDINNIHKNFDDNDEHLAMIDIDTDINDISLIQKLKLISFVLEQEICVFDFYAYVLKYMYAKEIMGEWFLCFLCFKNNKDQEEINIETIIERNIHRDINIPMLNIQRIVVDKRNNTNANIIYTYQDEKYTLSIHSKKNLYYIIDAITIFTNDLKILKESFGDELEYRKNIIMKENTMKKLMGKRRLSSPRFRKNLPKSTHKMIKEMYDEQDCSHDVKESNTQFFENDMKTNEIKNDNIQTDEIKNDNIQTDEIKNDHIQTDEIKNDNIQTDEIKNDNIQTDEIKNDHIQTDEIKNDNIQTDEIKNDNIQTDEIKNDHIQTDEINNDHIQTDEIKNDHIQTDEIKNDHIQTDEIKNDINTSNEIFFKAQLENTIQNI; the protein is encoded by the exons atgcTAGGaacaaaatttattttgaacatttttaaaaacaaatttaataatttatcaacAAGGTTTATCAAATATGTGATTAAAAGTTATAAAAGAACATGTCCACATATAAGTGATTTCGAGCCATTTT CATCcatgtattattatactgGATTACATAATTATAGGACATTTTATTTgctcataaaaataaatgaaatatttaacataaacaaatacaaacaaatatacattatagtTAACACGGATAAATATGACTTCACTACTGatg ATATAGAGacgaataaaaaaaataggatATACCTTGATCAGAGGGTTGACATAAAAATAAGACAATGTGATGAAGTTATaagaattaatttatttacaaCAAAACTAACAAAAAAAGTTCATATAGGAGAAATCAAAATAGATATTAATGCCAGCATAATATCAAAATGTTTTCCAAAAAATGAATG GTTTGTGTGTATAAAGGACGGACAAGAAGTGTGCAAGGTCCAATTGtcattttataaaa cGCAAAAATATGCGTGCCCTAGTGAGTGCATGTTCATACATGATGGTCTCGAAATTTGGAAGGACAAATCAAAAAGTGGCAGCACCAAAAAAATagacataaataatatacataaaaattttgatGACAATGATGAGCATTTAGCGATGATAGACATTGATAcg gatataaatgatataagcttaatacaaaaattaaagtTGATAAGTTTTGTATTAGAGCAGGAAATATGCGTATTTGATTTTTACGCATATGTgcttaaatatatgtacgcCAAAGAAATTATGG GAGAATGGTTCTTATGTTTCCTAtgctttaaaaataataaagatcaagaagaaataaatattgaaACAATAATTGAAAGAAACATACACAGAGATATTAATATACCCATGTTAAATATTCAAAGAATTGTTGTTgacaaaagaaataatacaaacgctaatataatttatacttATCAAGATGAAAAGTATACATTAAGCAtacattcaaaaaaaaacttatacTACATAATAGATGCCATTACAATTTTCACAAACGAC cTCAAAATTTTGAAGGAATCTTTTGGAGATGAGCTTGAAtacagaaaaaatataattatgaaagaAAACACCATGAAGAAGTTAATGg GTAAGAGAAGATTATCTTCCCCTCGGTTTCGAAAAAATTTACCAAAAAGTACGcacaaaatgataaaagaAATGTATGATGAACAAGATTGTTCACATGATGTGAAAGAAAGTAACACTcaattttttgaaaatgatatgaaaacaaacgaaataaaaaatgataatattcaAACAgacgaaataaaaaatgataatattcaAACAgacgaaataaaaaatgatcataTTCAAACAgacgaaataaaaaatgataatattcaAACAgacgaaataaaaaatgataatattcaAACAgacgaaataaaaaatgatcataTTCAAACAgacgaaataaaaaatgataatattcaAACAgacgaaataaaaaatgataatattcaAACAgacgaaataaaaaatgatcataTTCAAACAGacgaaataaataatgatcatATTCAAACAgacgaaataaaaaatgatcataTTCAAACAgacgaaataaaaaatgatcataTTCAAACAgacgaaataaaaaatgatattaatacATCAAACGAAATTTTCTTCAAAGCACAATTAGAAAATAccatacaaaatatatag